In Drosophila ananassae strain 14024-0371.13 chromosome 3R, ASM1763931v2, whole genome shotgun sequence, the DNA window GACCTATTGAGCTGTTTATGgcaaaacgaaaacagaagGAGATGGTGAAAATTGTAAGAGACATGCTATAGGAAAAATGCGCAACAAACCGCAACTGAATGCATTCAAGTCCAAACAGAGTtggcaacaaacaaacaaaagaccGAAAGCAGTTCATGACTCATGCGAGGGGGTGGCAGGGGCCTTGCATGTCTCTCGGGCTCACCTGGGCGTGAGAAATGCAATCCATTGGGCCCGGCTCATTTGCATACAAAGCCATTCGATTGTGGGCCAACGCCAAGAGCCGGACAAATGGCCAACACTTGGGCTCTGGGTCTTGGCCGAATTTATCTCGGACATGTCTCTGATAGCTGGTGGTCAGCTTGGCATTGATCGACTGCTGGGAGGAGCGCTTTGCCCTCAAACTTAGCCAAACTGAATGTTTTTTGTACATAGCCAGCGGTGTTTGAACTCACACTTACTTAGGATCTAAGCAGGACACCCATGGCAACTCTCTAAGCATAATCTCCATTCGAATCTAAGCAAATCTTGTGCGTGTTGTAAATTAAAGTATGTCACTAAACGAAAAGTTAAACTCAAAGGTTCAACGAGATCTAACAAGTGGCGGAAACAAGTATGTGGAGCCCCTTGTAGGCTAATAGCTAATTCAAGAAACTAAACCTTCCTTCATTAATCTTCATCGAGAAACTGTTATCCATTCATTCtacatttatttcttttttttactaatcaaatgttttaaaaaagaataacAAAAATGAATTAGTTTGTACAACTGAACATGAAAATGATAAATAAACTAAgtggaaaataaaaaccaagcCGAGTGTTTGTTTCAAAAAGGGTTATAGTTTGAAGAATCTGAAAAGCAGGCTAGATAATCATGTCGTTAGTACTTTTATTAAAGTAAGCCGAGTCAGTTGGACTctcaaaaaacacaaaaaattcaaaacgtaaaaattacataaaaacttaaaaagtaATGAAATTTCCACGATTTTTATAAAAGCCCTCGTTAATCACCTTTCTTTGATTCAGATTTATATCCCCCGTTGAgtgttcaaaaaaataaaaatgaaggTGTACGATGAGGTGGTTTTTATGGACCAGCTTTTGCACTACCGCTGCGTGGCCAGTCAGATCGAGGAGACTCGACAAACATGGCAGAAGCGGAGCTCATGGTTCCCGGCCGCCCAACGGGAGCACTACTCCCGGTATGCAGAAATCTATAACGAGAGCATAGAGCAGTACGGGGCTGATCGGTTCAAGTTTTACTCAAAAAGAAATCGATTGAACGGCCAATTCAAGGCATCCAAAATAGGCAAGGAAGATTCGGAAGTCAAGGATCGGTTGATACCCATGGATCACCTGAAGGGCTACAGGGTTCCGCTTACCACTAACGCTACGTATGGTCGCGTCAAGCCATCGGCCCTCTTCTATTGCTTCGCAAAACAAGTTTCGATTTAGAATTTTAGTTTGTTGGGGAATAAGCCAAAGACAAATAAATCTTCTTCGTTAAGTGTCCAAATCCATGGATATTGTGGATGTTCTTCGAGTTCTACCCTTCATTTAAATGCCACaacaatacatatataaaaacgaATTGCGGAAGCATTTAGGCATTTAACGATTCGTTGACAGTAAAAACTACATTAAACGATGGAGTATCCGCTGAAATGGCCTCACAAGCGGAGTCTGGGGTTGGGCCACCCatgttttaaattaattttatatacaaTACATATTGCCCCATAATACGCCCCCAGGACGGCACTTTGGCGGAACTGCCGAGCAGTGGGCTCGTAAATTGGTAATGTTTGTAAGCCCTGTTTTATGGGTCGGCAATGGCCCAGTCTGTTTACCATAATTAcctgtttataattaattaaaatgcaataaGCGTAAATTTGATAAAAGTGCCATGCACATGCTTACGCGGCAGCGATAATTTCGTACATAAAGCCCGACTCCGATTCCATCATCCAGTTTCAGCAGTTTTAATAAATGGAATACCTTTGTTCATAGGTGGACAACAACTAATGAAATATTTCGGTAAATAAATCTTAATACCTCTatcgaatatttttattaaaataatccACAAATATTTCAGAGTGTAGTTATGACTACCTGGCGCGAGATGGAAATAAATTGATCAACTAAATTACAATCGAATAGATAAAGCGCAATAATGCGCGGCCGGATAAatgcataaattattcaatgCCCCGGCGGAGAAGGAGTAGCCCTTAACCCCTTCCGGTCCAAAGAGTTGCGGGGGCAACCGCGTGAAATTGCTGCATAAACACATTGGTTAATGCAATAAACCAGCAGTTGGGATTtcggtgtgtttgtgttgttttTCGCCCCGTCCGAGCCACGCTTATTGACCATGAATAACTAACGGAAATGCAACACGAACTGTGGTTACTCCGCCCTTGCCCCGTGTCCACGACACGTGCCCCAAATGCTTCCACCCTCAATCGATGATTCATAGAGGGGTTCTGCACAAGTGAAGGTTGATATGTGTGAAGTTTAATTGCGGCGACATTTTGATTTACGACTTCAAAGGGGAAATCTAAATGACTCAACCCGCACTTGGGGTTGTCTTTTGCAATAATTGTTTCAGCCATTTCGCTCACTAATAGGCCAAGAAAACAATATTGTACATTCCAACTGACAAACCTTCCATTTTTTTCGGTGTACTTCTGGCCCACAAATAGATTTTCTATAAACCGCTATCCTTTGTTACATTACACCTAGTTGGTTTGTAAAATCATCAATCTAATCGAGAATCTTACGGTATGGTATCAAGACATTAGGATCTTTTCGGCTCACCTGGCGCACCAGGAAGTAACTTCCATGGATTTCTTTTTCAGTTTCGCAGAATGGACGAATGGGTCAACTGGTTCTTGTGGTCGGCTAGTCTCTATGCACATCGTAGGCCTGAGTAACTTTGACTTCGACTTGAGAACGGGTCGAGTCTACACGACTACAAGGAGTACCCTTCTTGCCATCCTGTCCAATATCCTTTTGGTTGTGCTCCTGGTTGTATACTTTACTTTACGAAAGGATTTAACTACTACCCTTGCGACAGCCACTAAACTACAAGAATATGTTTTTATTGTCACGACAGGACTGCAAATAATGGCCGGTAAATAAGAATCATTTATGTCGCACTCTG includes these proteins:
- the LOC6497606 gene encoding uncharacterized protein LOC6497606, producing MKVYDEVVFMDQLLHYRCVASQIEETRQTWQKRSSWFPAAQREHYSRYAEIYNESIEQYGADRFKFYSKRNRLNGQFKASKIGKEDSEVKDRLIPMDHLKGYRVPLTTNATYGRVKPSALFYCFAKQVSI